From Cryptococcus gattii WM276 chromosome J, complete sequence:
ATTAGAATGCAATTTGGCGATGATAGGGCCGTCCGCATCAGACACGACGCCCGTGTCGTAAGCGGTAGAGATGTTTCCAGTAAAGCCGATACCTTTAGGTGGACGAGGAGCAGCAACAAATGGGTTTGTGGGTGTCGAGGGTGCATAAGTATTGTGAATGTGTGAGCCAGGCATGGCATGGAGGCGGGAATGTGTAGAGTCAGGAAGTAGGGAAAAATAAAAGAGCGTGATGTAAAGAGCGTAAGTAGTTGGCGTGAGTAGAAAAAGCACTGGTCGCAGAGAAAGAGACGATAATGAAAGATGGGAATAGGAATGAACAAAGGAATAGTTTCACGACGCCATGACCAAAGCACCGGTGAAACAAACGAGACATCCCGCAAAGGCCGTCCTTCGACCCATCGTTATTGTCTGGTCTCGGTCCGAGCGTTGATCAGCTCAATAGTGTTTGCATGCGGATGTTGAGTCGTCAGAAGGAATGCAAGCGACTGTTGACAATCTTGAATTCTGGATCtctggaggaagaggaagtggCGTTGGACTTCAGCGGATTGTGACTGATGTGATGAACAAGTCATGAAACGCTGCAGACAGCAGTCGCCTTTTGTTCTCCGCGCTTCGTCTCTACAGCTTCATTCTGAATCGCGAGATTCAGTCCATATTTCCAGTATTCGCATGATACTACATTCATGTTAGCTCAGACCATACAGTATCCATCATTGCATACCATTGACCATGCTTTCCTCGCCAGCCATAAAGGAGTACATCACATACTGCGATGGTTGTCGCTCGTTTGGACCTCGATGCGTCTGTCGCGAATGCCCGTTACATAATTTCCTCTACAGCTATGACGTATTTGGTTTAGTAATAGTAATTAAAAATCTCAGTTGGTGGAGCTTATATTGAGATACTGCATGAGCGTGAAGTAAGTAATAAGACATAGGAAGCTGTTCCTTATGACCGCACGCGATACTGTTGTCGGCTGCGGGTATGATTATGACATATGAGGAAGATTGAGCCAAGAAGCCATAGATAGAAAGGGTGCGAGAGACACTTTACGCAAGGAACGcgaaaaggaaaaaaatCACATTTTTTGGACCTCATTATCTAAGCTAGGCTCTTTTTAGGTTCTGAGCCCATCCGTCCCTACCATCGTGCTCATCATAGATATTCAGGAATTTGCATAGCAAAGTTATATTTCAGAGTACATATAGGTACATAGCATATGTACACGGTATGCTCCAATAATAAGACAGGGAAATTGCGGCGATGAGCGCGACGAGTAGTAGTGTTATTATGTTGTTTGTGGCCGAGAAAGTGCTGTGAAAAAAATCGACCCCTTCTTGGCCAGCGCGTTCCGTCTGGAAAATAAAGGGCGCAGCCGCATGAAATTATCCGAGCTCCATTCTACTTTCATTCTCTACATCgcctctcttcttccattctatacccattcttcttctttcctttctgCCGGCCGTCCCTCCTACCTCTTGGGTACTGCACTCCACGTCAACCGTTATATCCCTTGTCACCCACGTCAACTCATCCGCCACCTGTCTACCGAGCAAAAATATCACCACCGCCCAGCGACCACCCCACTGCCAGCAACTCCGCGGGCCGCACGCACCAAAAGTCAATGCAGTACGGCAGCCAATCGCCCACTTTAGGCCGTGAACCCCTGCTCGCGTCCGCCCAAAACCCTGGCATGTCCCAGCGTCTCTCTGAATCATCTTTTACTTCATACGATAACCAGTCCAGCATGTCCCACCGTGTCGGCGCAAACTCTCCCTCTGGCGGGTCCTATGCGAGTTTTTCTTCTGGGAACAGGTTTGGTCCCACAGCACATCTCAACCCTGGCCCCAGCGCTAGCGTCAGCGAGGCAGGTACATTGCCTAGGGGCACATACACACCAGGGCAGATGCATgacgacgatgatgatTTGGACGATCATCTGCATACTTTTACCGCAGctgagaagaaggatcTCAGCACGCCGTTTAATATCAGTTCCTGGAGAGGATGGGCCAACGCATTGACTTTGGCTATTTTGGCAGGCGGCGGTGTAATGCTTTTCGCGGGCTACCCAATCATATCGTTCTATTATGGCAACAATAGCTCTAGCGGGTCTAACACATCCGGCTACAACCTTGGTGGTATCAACGGCAGTGGACAGTACCCGTCTATCACAGGCTTGCCCAGTCTGATCGACCCAGATACACCTGAGAATCTGTACACAAGAACAGGATTTGATGGGAATGAGTGGACGTTAGTATTTTCCGACGAATTTGAAAAGGATGGAAGGACATTCTTTGAGGGTGACGATCCTTTCTGGACAGGTGTTGATTTCAATTATTGGCCAACTGGGTGAGTTAACACATCATCATTCAGTTCAAATTAGTTGCGATCTTTATAGTCTGATACACTCTCTAGTGACCTTGAATGGTACGATCCTTCTGCCATCACTACTGCCGATGGGAATCTAGTCATTACCATCACTCAGCAACCCATCCACGATCTCAACTTCAAATCTGGTATGCTCCAATCTTGGAACAAGTTTTGTGTCAACAAAAATGCCTATATTGAGTTCTCTGCTTCTTTGCCTGGCACGAGTGGTATTGGTGGCTTCTGGCCTGGTGTCTGGACTATGGGTAACTTGGGACGACCCGGTTACGGTGCTTCTACTGAAGGAATGTGGCCGTGAGTATTCTTTTTTTTCGTTTTTATTACTGATCATGACTATTGCAGATACACTTACGACTCTTGTGACGTTGGTATTCTTCCGAACCAAACTTGGTCGAACGGCACAGGCCCAGAGGCCGCACTCACCACTGGTTCCAACGGCGGTCAACTCTCACTCCTTCCGGGTATGCGTACCCCGTCATGCACGTGTCCGGGCGAAGATCACCCTGGTCCAGACGTTACCGTTGCTCGATCGGCTCCTGAGATTGATATCATTGAAGCGCAGATCATCATTTCCGAAGACCGAGGAGAAGTCTCCCAGTCATTCCAGACCGCACCCTTTGACGACTACTATCAATGGGACAACACTTCCACAAGCAACTACAAGCAGTATGACACCGACTTGACATATTGGAACACATATCTCGGTGGTACATACCAGCAATCTGTCTCTTCTCTTACTCGTGTACCCAGGAATATCTATTACAATGAGCCCGGAGGTGGTGGCGAATTTGCCATGTTTGCTATGGAATTCAATTCCGCTCCCGGtaaaaaggaagatggatACGTCACTTGGTACAGCGACAACAAAACGAGCTGGACCATGTATGCGGACGCCCTTGCTGCCAATGAGAGGGCCGGTATCGGAAGGCGAACCATTCCCGAAGAACCTATGGCTCTCATCATCAACCTCGGTCTTTCGTTCAATTTCCAACCTGTCGACTTTGATCATCTTACTTTCCCCAACTACCTTCGCATTGGTTACATGCGTGTGTACCAACGATCGGACAGTATCTCTGTCGGATGCGACCCCGATGGTGAGTTATCCATTATTACGCTTAAAGAACTTTTATCACCAGAAACTGACGGGATGCTGTAGACTATCCCACTGCAGATTACATTGCCAAACATGCAGAGGTATACGCCAATGCGAATTTGACCACTTGGGCTCAAGCAGGTACGTATACGGCTCCTCCACCCTGGATCCTTTGTACTATGGCATGTGCTGATATATCTGTAAAAGGTAATTCTTTCTCAAAGAATCAGTTGACTGGGTGTTAAAGAAATGAGGGACACCAGTATGGATATGAATGCGAGCACGAAAAAGTTGAGGGAAGCTCTAGGAGTTGACAGTGGAGAAACAACACCATAGCTGAGAAAtagaagaggaagaggaagttTTGACGACATCTACGCATATATCTGAAATGCCCACGACCCCCAAGCAACCCAACCCAAGCAATCAATGATTCCCCAATCAACTGACTCTATAGAGTCAATCAGACACCGGACATTTCAACTCTCTTTTCATTATCTACTTTTTATCGTGCTTTGAGCCATACTTTTTTGATGTTTTTCCTCCAGGAATGAGcctttttcctcctctttgCCTGAGTGAATTGAAATGTGTACGGGGTCGTGGGGTGAGTATCACGAGGATCTAGCTTTAACGgttgattttttttttataTTTGTCATTGTCTTTCCCGCCTCTCCTTTTTATTTCAGTGAAATTAGGATACCCCTGCATATCTATAGAAAGTATACCCGAATGCATTTTGCCTTGACGATTATTATTGCGATCTTATTGACGAGTGTGGTGTTTTATGCAAGGAACGCGATAGGCCAATCGACTTGCTATACGTCATGAGTGAGAACAATTGTTTTGAAGGAGTAGACCGCAGATAATGGTGGACATCGCTCATCTAACCAGACTTGCTATACCTGGCCATGCCAACAGATTTTTTAAAAGACTAAACAATGGGCAGGATACACCTATGGAAAAGGACTAAGACATGACGACCAATAGAAGTCATATCCCTCTTGCGTGCAGTgctctcctcttcttggCTGGCGGCGGGGTTTCCATTAGGAATGAGAAGGACCGAAGATGGATC
This genomic window contains:
- a CDS encoding glucosidase, putative (Similar to TIGR gene model, INSD accession AAW43082.1~Beta-glucan synthesis-associated protein SKN1), producing MQYGSQSPTLGREPLLASAQNPGMSQRLSESSFTSYDNQSSMSHRVGANSPSGGSYASFSSGNRFGPTAHLNPGPSASVSEAGTLPRGTYTPGQMHDDDDDLDDHLHTFTAAEKKDLSTPFNISSWRGWANALTLAILAGGGVMLFAGYPIISFYYGNNSSSGSNTSGYNLGGINGSGQYPSITGLPSLIDPDTPENLYTRTGFDGNEWTLVFSDEFEKDGRTFFEGDDPFWTGVDFNYWPTGDLEWYDPSAITTADGNLVITITQQPIHDLNFKSGMLQSWNKFCVNKNAYIEFSASLPGTSGIGGFWPGVWTMGNLGRPGYGASTEGMWPYTYDSCDVGILPNQTWSNGTGPEAALTTGSNGGQLSLLPGMRTPSCTCPGEDHPGPDVTVARSAPEIDIIEAQIIISEDRGEVSQSFQTAPFDDYYQWDNTSTSNYKQYDTDLTYWNTYLGGTYQQSVSSLTRVPRNIYYNEPGGGGEFAMFAMEFNSAPGKKEDGYVTWYSDNKTSWTMYADALAANERAGIGRRTIPEEPMALIINLGLSFNFQPVDFDHLTFPNYLRIGYMRVYQRSDSISVGCDPDDYPTADYIAKHAEVYANANLTTWAQAGNSFSKNQLTGC